A genome region from Staphylococcus capitis subsp. capitis includes the following:
- the rpsO gene encoding 30S ribosomal protein S15: MAISQERKDELIKQYRVHETDTGSPEVQIAVLTGEIAALNEHLREHKKDHHSRRGLLKMVGRRRHLLNYLRSKDIQRYRELIKSLGIRR; the protein is encoded by the coding sequence ATGGCAATTTCACAAGAACGTAAAGATGAATTAATTAAACAATATCGTGTACACGAAACTGATACTGGTTCTCCAGAAGTTCAAATCGCTGTTTTAACTGGAGAAATCGCTGCATTAAATGAGCATTTACGTGAACACAAGAAAGACCACCATTCACGTCGTGGATTATTAAAAATGGTAGGTCGTCGTAGACACTTATTAAACTACTTACGTAGTAAAGATATTCAACGTTACCGTGAACTAATCAAATCATTAGGTATCCGTCGTTAA
- the ribF gene encoding riboflavin biosynthesis protein RibF, with translation MKVIEVTHPIQKDQLINENVAMAFGFFDGMHRGHDKVFQALNQKAEENNLKKAVMTFDPHPSVVLNPERKRTTYLTPLSDKLEMIEQHDVDYCIVINFSSRFASVTSEEFIQEYVINNNVKEVIAGFDFTFGKFGKGNMTVLQESNDFKTTIVGKQELDSEKISTTAIREALTEGNLRKANEELGYLYRIKGTVVQGEKRGRTIGFPTANVQPSDDYVLPKKGVYAVSMEIGPESKIYRGVANVGVKPTFHDPAKAEVVIEVNIFDFDENIYGERVIVYWHYFLRPEVKFSGIDPLVEQMNEDKARAKYLLSVDFGDDISYNI, from the coding sequence ATGAAAGTGATAGAAGTTACCCATCCCATTCAAAAAGATCAATTAATTAATGAAAATGTTGCGATGGCGTTTGGTTTCTTTGATGGCATGCATAGAGGTCATGACAAAGTGTTTCAAGCATTGAATCAAAAAGCGGAAGAGAATAATTTAAAGAAAGCTGTAATGACATTCGACCCACATCCATCTGTTGTGTTGAATCCAGAACGTAAACGTACGACTTATTTAACACCACTTTCAGATAAATTAGAGATGATTGAACAGCATGATGTTGACTACTGTATAGTTATTAATTTTTCATCACGATTCGCTAGTGTCACTTCTGAAGAATTTATTCAGGAATATGTAATTAATAATAATGTAAAAGAAGTGATTGCTGGATTTGATTTTACTTTTGGGAAATTCGGAAAAGGAAATATGACTGTTTTACAAGAATCTAATGATTTTAAAACTACAATCGTAGGTAAACAAGAATTAGACTCTGAAAAGATTTCAACTACCGCGATAAGAGAAGCATTAACTGAAGGGAATCTGAGAAAAGCTAACGAAGAACTTGGTTATCTTTATAGAATTAAAGGAACAGTTGTTCAAGGAGAAAAACGTGGTAGAACTATAGGATTCCCAACGGCAAACGTTCAACCAAGCGACGATTATGTCTTACCTAAAAAAGGTGTCTATGCAGTTAGTATGGAAATTGGTCCAGAAAGTAAAATATATAGAGGTGTCGCCAATGTGGGCGTCAAGCCAACTTTCCATGATCCAGCTAAAGCTGAAGTTGTTATAGAAGTAAATATTTTTGATTTTGATGAAAATATTTATGGTGAGCGTGTTATTGTATATTGGCATTATTTCTTAAGACCGGAAGTTAAATTTTCGGGTATAGATCCTTTAGTTGAACAAATGAATGAAGATAAAGCGCGTGCAAAATATTTATTATCTGTTGATTTCGGTGATGATATATCATATAATATTTAG
- the truB gene encoding tRNA pseudouridine(55) synthase TruB — translation MYNGMLPVFKERGLTSHDVVFKLRKILKMKKIGHTGTLDPEVDGVLPICLGNATRVSDYVMEMGKTYKAEVTLGVSTTTEDQTGDILEVKGIDTDDVTEQDIDQTLERFLGVIEQIPPMYSSVKVKGKKLYEYARNNEEVERPVRHVRIKNINRISNLTFQNNQCHFEIEVSCGKGTYIRTLATDIGKKLGYPAHMSRLTRISSGGFQIDNSLKLEQIKDMHEHDSLQDKLFPIEYGLKGLQEIEVDDEAFKKRILNGQKFNVKDLNQEIEAQFVFIDQRSKKALAIYMIHPEKLHEIKPKKVFN, via the coding sequence ATGTATAACGGTATGTTACCCGTATTCAAAGAAAGAGGCTTAACGAGCCATGATGTCGTTTTTAAACTTAGAAAAATATTAAAAATGAAGAAGATTGGACACACAGGTACATTGGATCCTGAGGTAGATGGGGTGCTTCCAATATGTCTTGGTAATGCAACTAGAGTGAGTGATTACGTTATGGAGATGGGTAAAACATATAAAGCTGAAGTTACTCTGGGCGTAAGCACAACTACTGAAGACCAAACTGGAGATATATTAGAGGTTAAAGGAATTGATACTGACGACGTTACTGAACAGGATATAGATCAAACCCTTGAAAGATTTTTAGGCGTTATCGAACAAATTCCACCAATGTATTCTTCTGTTAAAGTTAAAGGTAAAAAACTTTATGAGTATGCCCGAAACAATGAAGAAGTTGAACGACCTGTAAGGCATGTGCGTATTAAAAATATTAATAGAATTTCGAATTTAACTTTCCAAAATAACCAATGTCATTTTGAGATTGAAGTGAGTTGTGGCAAAGGCACATATATAAGAACTTTAGCTACTGATATTGGAAAGAAATTAGGTTATCCAGCTCATATGTCTCGATTGACAAGAATTTCTTCTGGCGGTTTTCAAATCGACAATAGTCTAAAATTAGAACAAATCAAGGACATGCATGAGCATGATTCATTACAAGATAAGTTGTTTCCTATAGAATATGGCTTAAAAGGATTGCAAGAGATTGAAGTAGATGATGAAGCATTCAAGAAAAGAATTTTAAATGGACAAAAATTTAATGTTAAAGATTTAAATCAAGAAATCGAGGCACAATTTGTTTTTATTGATCAAAGGTCAAAAAAAGCATTAGCCATTTATATGATACATCCTGAGAAGCTACATGAAATTAAACCGAAAAAAGTATTTAACTAA
- the rbfA gene encoding 30S ribosome-binding factor RbfA: MSNMRAERVGEQMKQEIMDIVNNKVKDPRVGFLTITDVELTNDLSHAKVYLTVLGSNKEIDNTFKALEKAKGFIKSELGSRMRLRIIPDLTFEYDKSIEYGNKIERMIQDLHKEDK, from the coding sequence ATGAGTAATATGAGAGCTGAACGTGTTGGCGAACAAATGAAACAAGAAATCATGGATATAGTTAATAACAAAGTAAAAGATCCAAGAGTAGGATTTTTAACTATTACTGATGTTGAACTAACGAATGATTTATCTCATGCTAAAGTTTATTTAACAGTATTGGGTAGTAATAAAGAAATCGACAACACATTTAAAGCACTTGAAAAAGCTAAGGGTTTTATTAAATCTGAGCTAGGTTCAAGAATGCGTTTAAGAATTATTCCTGATTTAACATTTGAATATGATAAATCTATCGAATACGGAAATAAAATTGAACGCATGATTCAAGATCTACACAAAGAAGATAAATAA
- the infB gene encoding translation initiation factor IF-2, translated as MSKKRIYEYAKELNLKSKEIIDELKSMNVEVSNHMQALEDDQIKALDKKFKKEQNTDDKQNTQNNHQKSNNKQNQNNKSNQSNKEKQNNKGNQQKSNNQQKNQNKKNGQNNKGKQQNKNNKNNKNNKNNKQQSQASEPKEMPSKITYQEGITVGELAEKLNVESSGIIKKLFLLGIMANINQSLDEETLELIADDYGVEIEQEVVIDEEDLSIYFDDETEDPDAIERPAVVTIMGHVDHGKTTLLDSIRHTKVTEGEAGGITQHIGAYQIENGGKKITFLDTPGHAAFTTMRARGAQVTDITILVVAADDGVMPQTIEAINHAKEAEVPTIVAVNKIDKPTANPDRVMQELTEYGLIPEDWGGDTIFVPLSALSGDGIEDLLEMIGLVAEVQELKANPDKRVVGTVIEAELDKSRGPAASLLVQNGTLNVGDSIVVGNTYGRIRAMVNDLGKRIKSAGPSTPVEITGINDVPLAGDRFVVFSDEKQARRIGEARHEASVIQQRQESKNVSLDNLFEQMKQGEMKDLNVIIKGDVQGSVEALAASLMKIDVEGVNVRIIHTAVGAVNESDVTLANASNGIIIGFNVRPDAGAKRAAEAENVDMRLHRVIYNVIEEIESAMKGLLDPEYEEQVIGQAEVRQTFKVSKVGTIAGSYVTEGKITRNAGVRVIRDGIVLFEGELDTLKRFKDDAKEVAQGYECGITIEKYNDLKEGDIIEAFEMVEIQR; from the coding sequence ATGAGTAAAAAAAGAATTTACGAATATGCGAAAGAATTAAATCTAAAGAGTAAAGAGATTATAGATGAGTTAAAAAGTATGAATGTTGAAGTGTCGAACCATATGCAAGCTTTAGAAGATGACCAAATTAAAGCTTTGGATAAAAAGTTCAAAAAAGAACAAAATACGGACGACAAACAAAATACTCAAAATAATCACCAAAAATCTAATAATAAACAAAATCAAAACAACAAAAGTAATCAATCAAATAAAGAAAAACAAAACAACAAAGGTAACCAGCAAAAAAGTAATAATCAACAAAAGAACCAAAACAAAAAGAATGGTCAGAACAATAAAGGTAAACAACAAAACAAGAATAATAAAAACAACAAAAACAACAAAAATAATAAACAGCAAAGTCAAGCTTCAGAACCTAAAGAAATGCCTTCTAAAATTACGTATCAAGAAGGAATTACAGTTGGTGAATTAGCTGAGAAACTTAATGTTGAATCTTCAGGTATCATTAAAAAATTATTCTTATTAGGAATTATGGCTAACATTAACCAATCGTTAGATGAAGAAACATTAGAATTAATTGCAGATGATTATGGTGTGGAAATTGAACAAGAAGTAGTCATTGATGAAGAAGATTTATCTATCTATTTCGATGATGAAACTGAAGATCCTGATGCGATTGAAAGACCAGCTGTTGTTACAATTATGGGACACGTTGACCATGGTAAAACAACATTATTAGACTCTATTCGTCACACTAAAGTTACTGAAGGCGAAGCCGGAGGTATCACTCAACATATTGGTGCATACCAAATTGAAAATGGTGGAAAGAAAATTACTTTCTTAGATACTCCAGGACACGCAGCATTTACTACTATGCGTGCGCGTGGTGCACAAGTGACAGATATTACAATTCTTGTTGTAGCAGCTGACGATGGTGTGATGCCACAAACAATTGAAGCAATTAACCATGCAAAAGAAGCTGAAGTGCCTACAATTGTTGCGGTTAATAAAATTGATAAACCAACTGCAAACCCTGACCGTGTAATGCAAGAATTAACAGAATATGGTCTTATTCCTGAAGATTGGGGCGGTGACACAATCTTTGTACCACTTTCTGCTTTAAGTGGAGACGGTATCGAGGATTTACTTGAAATGATTGGACTTGTTGCAGAGGTGCAAGAACTTAAAGCTAATCCTGATAAACGTGTAGTGGGTACAGTTATAGAAGCTGAACTTGATAAATCTCGTGGACCAGCAGCTTCCTTATTAGTACAAAATGGTACTTTAAACGTTGGTGATTCAATCGTAGTCGGCAATACGTATGGTCGTATTCGAGCTATGGTTAATGACTTAGGTAAACGTATTAAATCAGCAGGTCCTTCCACACCAGTAGAAATCACTGGTATCAATGATGTTCCACTTGCCGGTGATCGATTTGTAGTATTTAGTGATGAGAAACAAGCACGTCGTATCGGTGAAGCTCGTCATGAAGCAAGCGTGATTCAACAACGTCAAGAAAGTAAAAATGTTTCATTAGATAACTTGTTTGAACAAATGAAACAAGGCGAAATGAAAGATTTAAATGTTATCATTAAAGGTGACGTTCAAGGTTCAGTTGAAGCATTAGCTGCTTCATTAATGAAAATTGATGTGGAAGGCGTAAACGTACGTATTATTCACACTGCAGTAGGTGCAGTAAATGAATCCGACGTAACATTAGCGAATGCTTCTAATGGTATCATTATCGGTTTCAACGTACGTCCTGATGCTGGTGCTAAACGTGCTGCCGAAGCTGAAAACGTTGATATGCGATTACACCGTGTTATCTATAACGTAATTGAAGAGATTGAATCTGCTATGAAAGGTTTACTTGACCCTGAATATGAAGAACAAGTTATTGGTCAAGCAGAGGTTCGTCAAACATTCAAAGTATCTAAAGTTGGTACAATTGCAGGTAGTTACGTAACAGAAGGTAAAATCACACGCAATGCGGGTGTACGAGTAATTAGAGACGGTATTGTATTATTCGAAGGTGAATTAGATACGCTAAAACGTTTCAAAGATGACGCTAAAGAAGTAGCACAAGGTTATGAATGTGGTATCACAATTGAAAAATATAATGACCTAAAAGAAGGCGACATTATCGAAGCGTTTGAAATGGTTGAAATTCAACGATAA
- a CDS encoding ribosomal L7Ae/L30e/S12e/Gadd45 family protein — MIKDQILNFLGLAMRAGKVKSGESVILNDIKTKKIKLVIVATDASENTFKVMKDKCKSNHIPIRCFGTRADLGGALGKGERVNIGVTDNGFAKKLLSMIDEYRKE; from the coding sequence ATGATTAAAGATCAAATACTTAATTTTCTTGGCTTAGCAATGAGAGCAGGAAAAGTTAAAAGTGGAGAATCTGTTATTTTAAACGACATTAAAACCAAAAAGATAAAGCTCGTAATCGTAGCTACCGATGCGTCTGAGAATACTTTTAAAGTTATGAAAGACAAGTGCAAGAGTAATCATATTCCAATAAGGTGTTTTGGAACGAGAGCTGATTTAGGGGGAGCACTTGGTAAAGGCGAGAGAGTGAATATTGGTGTAACAGATAATGGTTTTGCTAAAAAGTTATTATCAATGATAGATGAATATCGTAAGGAGTGA
- a CDS encoding YlxR family protein, whose amino-acid sequence MKKKKIPMRKCIISNEMHPKKEMIRVVINKEGEIFADATGKKQGRGAYVSKDVPLVEKAQQKELLEKYFNASKETLEPVYKEIIRLIYREEIPK is encoded by the coding sequence ATGAAAAAGAAAAAAATTCCAATGCGAAAATGTATTATATCTAATGAAATGCATCCGAAGAAAGAAATGATTCGAGTAGTCATCAATAAAGAAGGCGAAATCTTTGCAGATGCGACTGGGAAGAAACAAGGTCGTGGCGCATATGTTTCTAAAGATGTTCCTTTAGTTGAAAAGGCTCAACAAAAAGAATTACTTGAAAAATACTTTAACGCCTCTAAAGAAACCCTAGAGCCGGTATATAAAGAAATTATTCGTTTAATTTATAGAGAAGAGATTCCTAAATGA
- the nusA gene encoding transcription termination factor NusA — MSSNELLLATEYLEKEKKIPREVLIDAIEAALITAYKKNYDSARNVRVELNMDEGSFRVIARKEVVEEVFDDRDEVDLSTALVKNPAYEIGDIYEEDVTPKDFGRVGAQAAKQAVMQRLRDAEREILYDEFIDKEEDILTGVIDRVDHRYVYVNFGRIEAVLSEAERSPNESYIPNERIKVYVNKVEQTTKGPQIYVSRSHPGLLKRLFEQEVPEIYDGTVIVKSVAREAGDRSKISVYSENPDIDAVGACVGSKGARVEAVVEELGGEKIDIVQWNEDPKVFVRNALSPSQVLEVIVDEENQSTVVVVPDYQLSLAIGKRGQNARLAAKLTGWKIDIKSESDAREAGVYPVIESEEVADEIVNTGDEDVEFDDVNLEESNLTTAELAAETDEEKESDAEEDKNTEE, encoded by the coding sequence GTGTCAAGTAATGAATTATTATTAGCTACTGAATATTTAGAAAAGGAAAAGAAAATTCCTAGAGAAGTACTTATCGATGCTATTGAAGCTGCTTTAATCACTGCATATAAGAAAAATTATGATAGTGCAAGAAATGTAAGAGTAGAATTGAATATGGATGAAGGTTCGTTTAGAGTAATAGCTCGTAAAGAAGTTGTAGAGGAAGTCTTTGATGATAGAGACGAAGTAGATTTAAGCACTGCATTAGTTAAAAATCCAGCTTATGAAATCGGTGATATCTATGAAGAAGATGTTACTCCTAAAGACTTTGGACGAGTAGGTGCACAAGCGGCTAAACAAGCAGTTATGCAACGATTAAGAGACGCTGAAAGAGAAATTTTATATGATGAATTTATTGATAAAGAAGAAGATATCTTAACAGGTGTGATTGACCGTGTTGATCATCGCTATGTTTATGTTAATTTTGGTCGAATCGAAGCTGTTTTATCTGAAGCGGAAAGAAGTCCTAATGAAAGCTATATTCCTAATGAACGTATTAAAGTTTATGTAAACAAAGTTGAACAAACAACTAAAGGTCCTCAAATTTACGTTTCAAGAAGTCATCCTGGTTTATTAAAACGTTTATTTGAACAAGAAGTTCCTGAAATTTATGATGGTACTGTTATCGTTAAGTCTGTAGCACGTGAAGCAGGAGACCGTTCTAAGATTAGTGTTTACTCTGAAAACCCAGATATTGATGCTGTGGGTGCATGTGTAGGTTCTAAAGGTGCGCGTGTTGAGGCCGTTGTTGAAGAACTTGGTGGAGAAAAAATAGATATCGTTCAATGGAATGAGGATCCTAAAGTATTCGTAAGAAATGCTTTAAGTCCATCACAAGTTCTAGAAGTTATTGTAGATGAAGAAAATCAATCAACAGTAGTTGTTGTACCTGATTATCAACTTTCTTTAGCAATCGGTAAACGTGGTCAAAATGCACGTTTAGCAGCTAAATTAACTGGTTGGAAGATTGATATTAAATCTGAATCTGATGCGCGTGAAGCAGGTGTTTATCCTGTGATTGAATCAGAAGAAGTAGCTGATGAAATCGTAAATACTGGTGATGAAGATGTTGAATTTGATGATGTTAATTTAGAAGAATCTAATTTAACAACAGCAGAATTAGCTGCAGAGACTGATGAAGAAAAAGAATCTGATGCTGAAGAAGATAAAAATACAGAAGAATAG
- the rimP gene encoding ribosome maturation factor RimP, whose protein sequence is MSKITEQVETIIQPILDDLKFELVEIEYVKEGKDRFLRVSIDKEGGVDLNDCTLASEKISEAMDENDPIPEMYYLDVASPGAERPIKKEKDFQNAVSQPIFVSLYAPIEGDKEWLGILKSVDEENIVMEVKEKSKTKEIEIPRNKIAKARYAVMI, encoded by the coding sequence ATGAGTAAAATTACTGAACAAGTAGAAACTATAATTCAGCCTATATTAGATGACTTAAAATTTGAACTTGTTGAAATTGAATATGTTAAAGAAGGTAAAGATCGCTTTCTTAGAGTATCCATCGATAAAGAGGGTGGCGTAGATCTTAATGATTGTACTTTAGCTTCAGAAAAAATTAGCGAAGCAATGGATGAAAATGATCCTATCCCGGAAATGTATTACCTTGATGTAGCATCTCCTGGGGCAGAAAGACCTATTAAGAAAGAAAAAGATTTTCAAAATGCTGTAAGTCAACCTATATTTGTATCACTTTACGCGCCAATAGAAGGTGATAAAGAGTGGTTAGGAATCTTAAAATCTGTAGATGAAGAAAATATAGTTATGGAAGTAAAAGAAAAATCAAAAACTAAAGAAATTGAAATACCTAGAAATAAAATCGCTAAAGCACGTTACGCTGTTATGATTTAA